AGCATCTGGAAACGGATGCCGGCCTCGAAGAAATCTGCACGCGCCTCACAGAGATCGGACTGGAGGTCGAGGATGTCGACGACAAGGCGGCATTCAAGCCCTTCGTCATCGCCAGGGTCGTCTCGGCCGAAAAACATCCGCAGGCCGATCGCTTGAAGGTGCTGATGGTCGATACCGGTTCCGGCGCACCGGTCCAGGTCGTCTGCGGCGCCCCGAATGCGCGCGCCGGCCTCGTCGGTGCCTTTGCAGCGCCCGGAACCTATGTGCCCGGTATCGATGTGACGCTCGCCGTCGGCAATATCCGCGGCGTCGAGAGCCATGGCATGATGTGCTCCGAAAAGGAGCTGCAGATCTCCGACAGCCACGACGGCATCATCGATCTGCCCGAGGATGCGCCGGTCGGTCAGAGTTATGCCGCCTATGCGCATCTCGACGATCCCCTCATCGAGATTAACCTGACGCCCAACCGGCCGGACTGCACCTCGATCCACGGCATTGCCCGCGATCTCGCCGCCTCCGGCCTCGGCACGCTGAAGACGCGGCCCGCCCCGTCCTTCGCCACCGAAGGCGAGACGCCGGTGAAGCTGACGCTTGATCTCGACGATCCGAAGCTCTGCCCGGGCTTTGCGCTCCGCCTCGTGCGCGGCGTCAGGAACGGCCCGAGCCCGCGCTGGATGCAGCAGCGGCTGATCGCCATCGGCCTGCGCCCCATCAACGCGCTTGTTGATATCACCAACTACATGACCTTCGATCAGGGCCGGCCGATGCACGTCTTCGACGCTGCAAAGGTCAAGGGCAACCTGACCGTCCGCCGCGCCGCCGAAGGCGAGACGGTGCTGGCGCTTGACCAGCGCGAATACAAGCTGTCGCCGAACAACGTCGTCATCTCCGATGACAATGGCATCGAATCGATCGGCGGCATCATGGGCGGCGAACATTCCGGCTGCGACGAGAATACCGTCGACGTGCTGATCGAATCCGCCCTCTGGGACCCAATGAACATCGCCAAGTCAGGCCGCAGCCTCGGCATCATCACCGATGCCCGCTACCGCTTCGAACGCGGCGTTGATCCGGAATATATGGTCCCCGGTCTTGAACGCACGACGGAACTGGTGCTGGAACTTTGCGGCGGCAACGCCGCCAAGGCCGAGATCGTCGGCTACCAGGGTTACGAACCGAAGATCGTCGATTTCCCCTATTCGGAGGTCAAGCGCCTGACGGGTCTCGAAGTCTCGAATGAGGAAAGCAACACGATTCTGACGCGCCTCGGCTTCAAGGTCTCCGGTTCCGGCGAGCGCGTCTCCGTCGCCGTTCCCTCGTGGCGCCCCGATGTCGATGGCAAGGCCGACCTCGTCGAAGAGGTCATGCGTATCCACGGCGTCGACAATATCAAGCCGGCGCCGCTCGAACGCCATGCTGCCGTCAACGGCAAGATTCTGACGACGCTGCAGATCCGCACCCGCCTCGCCAAGCGGGCGCTCGCCGCGCGCGGCATGCTCGAAGCCGTCACCTGGTCCTTCATTCCCGAAGACCAGGCAAAGCTCTTCGGCGGCGGCTCGGCGACGCTCAAGCTTGCCAACCCGATCGCCGCCGAAATGTCGGATATGCGCCCCTCGCTGCTGCCGGGCCTGCTGTCAGCCGCCCAGCGCAATGCCGACAAGGGTTACGGCGACGTCGCCCTCTTCGAGGTCTCCGGCACTTATGAGAACGACAGGCCGGAGGGTCAGCGCCGCGTTGCCGGCGGCATCCGCCGCGGCACGGCCTCGCTTGCTGGCGCCGGTCGCGCCTGGTCGAACACCGCCAAGGGCGGCGGCAAGCCGGTCGACGTCTTCGACGCCAAGGCCGACGCGCTCGCCGTCATCGAAGCCTGCGGTCTGCCGATGGGCAATATCCAGATCGAGCAGGGCGGGCCGGCATGGTATCATCCCGGCCGCTCCGGCACGATCAAGATGGGGCCGAAAGTCGTGCTCGGCTATTTCGGCGAATTCCACCCGCTGACGCTGGAAGCGCTCGATGTCTCCGGCGCGCTGTGCGGCTTCGAAGTCTATGTCGACGCCATGCCGGACGCCAAGCGCAAGGCGACGCGCACCAAGCCGGCGCTCGAACTGTCACCCTTCCAGGTGGTCCGGCGCGACTTCGCCTTCGTCGTCGACAAGACGGTGGAAGCAGGCGCCATCGTCAAGGCTGCCACAGGCGCCGACCGCAAGCTGGTGACCGGCGTCAACGTCTTCGACATCTTCGAGGGCGCATCGGTTGGCGACGGCAAGAAGTCGGTGGCGATCGAGGTTCAGATCCAGCCGGTCGAGCGCACGCTGACGGACGAGGATTTCGAGGCGCTGACGCAGAAGATTGTCGCCAGCGTTGCGAAATTCACCGGCGGTGTCCTCAGAAGCTGAGCTTCACCCAACGTCGTCAAATCATGGACCGGTCGCGAACAGCGGCCGGTCTTTTCACCGATGCAGATGGAAGAGTTTGCCGACGATCGTCCAGCGGCCGTCGATCTTCAGCAGCGAGAGATAATCGGTAAAGCGCATGCCGGCGAAATCGTCGGTGACCTTGACGCTTGCCGCATCGCCTTCGACATCGACGCTCTGGATGTCCATGTAGGGCTGCGTGCCGGGCGGCGCCGGCTCCTCCGCCAGGATCGCGGCGATGAATTCGTCCCGCGTCAGCCATTCGACGGCATTTTCGTAATGGCCGATGATCGAGCTTTTCGGATGAAAGGCCTTTTTCAAGGCTGCCTCATTGGCGAAGGCCATGCCTTCGACATAGAGATGAACCGTCTGTTCGACTGCCTGTCTGTCCGACATATTCTCATCCCGTTCTCAGAGATGGCGTTAGATAGTTTCGCCAGGCCCGAAGGCAAGCCCGGCCGGTTGTGGACGACCGGGCTTTCGCTCTCTGTTTCGGTATGGGTTCAGATGTTCGTCATGGCAAGCGAGGCGTCCGAATAGCGCTTGCCGGCGACCTGCCCGGCCGGGATGATCTCTTCAAGCCTCGCAAGTTCCGCCGGGCTCAGCACGATATCGGCGGCCGCGGCGTTCTGTTCGAGATGATGAAGCTTACGGGCGCCGGGGATCGGCACGATGTCGTCGCCCTGGTTCAACACCCAGGCCAGCGCCAGCTGTGCTGCCGTCACGCCTTTCTCAGCGGCAAGCCGCTCGAGCGTCGCGACGAGGGCGGCATTGGCGTCGAAATTTTCCGCCTGGAAACGTGGCACCTGCCGGCGGAAATCGTCCGCGTCGAGATCCTCCGCCTTGCGGATCGCCCCGGTCAGGAAGCCGCGCCCAAGCGGGCTGTAGGGCACGAAGCCGATGCCGAGTTCGCGGCATGTCTCAAGCACTTCCTCTTCGGGATCGCGCGTCCAGAGCGAATATTCGCTCTGCAGGGCAGCGATCGGATGGACCGCATGGGCGCGGCGAATGGTGGCGCTGCCGGCTTCCGAAAGCCCGAGCGCCCGGACCTTGCCTTCCTTCACTAGTTCAGCCATGACGCCGACCGTCTCCTCGATCGGTACGTCAGGATCGACCCGGTGCTGGTAGAAGAGGTCGATGGTTTCGATGCCGAGGCGTTTCAGCGAGGCCTCGGCCACCACCCGCACATGCTCGGGGCGGCTGTCGACGCCGGCGATGGCGGCAGTACCCGGCTTGCTGGCGTCGATCTTGAAGCCGAATTTGGTGGCGATCACCACGCGGTCGCGGAATGGCTTCAGCGCTTTGCCAAGAAGAACCTCGTTGGTAAAGGGACCATAGACTTCGGCGGTGTCGAAGAAGGTCACGCCGAGATCGATGGCGCGATGCAGTGTCCTGATCGATTCCGCATCGTCGCTGGCGCCATAGGCAAAGCTCATGCCCATGCAGCCAAGACCGACGGCA
This Rhizobium brockwellii DNA region includes the following protein-coding sequences:
- a CDS encoding nuclear transport factor 2 family protein; translation: MSDRQAVEQTVHLYVEGMAFANEAALKKAFHPKSSIIGHYENAVEWLTRDEFIAAILAEEPAPPGTQPYMDIQSVDVEGDAASVKVTDDFAGMRFTDYLSLLKIDGRWTIVGKLFHLHR
- the pheT gene encoding phenylalanine--tRNA ligase subunit beta, with protein sequence MKFTLSWLKEHLETDAGLEEICTRLTEIGLEVEDVDDKAAFKPFVIARVVSAEKHPQADRLKVLMVDTGSGAPVQVVCGAPNARAGLVGAFAAPGTYVPGIDVTLAVGNIRGVESHGMMCSEKELQISDSHDGIIDLPEDAPVGQSYAAYAHLDDPLIEINLTPNRPDCTSIHGIARDLAASGLGTLKTRPAPSFATEGETPVKLTLDLDDPKLCPGFALRLVRGVRNGPSPRWMQQRLIAIGLRPINALVDITNYMTFDQGRPMHVFDAAKVKGNLTVRRAAEGETVLALDQREYKLSPNNVVISDDNGIESIGGIMGGEHSGCDENTVDVLIESALWDPMNIAKSGRSLGIITDARYRFERGVDPEYMVPGLERTTELVLELCGGNAAKAEIVGYQGYEPKIVDFPYSEVKRLTGLEVSNEESNTILTRLGFKVSGSGERVSVAVPSWRPDVDGKADLVEEVMRIHGVDNIKPAPLERHAAVNGKILTTLQIRTRLAKRALAARGMLEAVTWSFIPEDQAKLFGGGSATLKLANPIAAEMSDMRPSLLPGLLSAAQRNADKGYGDVALFEVSGTYENDRPEGQRRVAGGIRRGTASLAGAGRAWSNTAKGGGKPVDVFDAKADALAVIEACGLPMGNIQIEQGGPAWYHPGRSGTIKMGPKVVLGYFGEFHPLTLEALDVSGALCGFEVYVDAMPDAKRKATRTKPALELSPFQVVRRDFAFVVDKTVEAGAIVKAATGADRKLVTGVNVFDIFEGASVGDGKKSVAIEVQIQPVERTLTDEDFEALTQKIVASVAKFTGGVLRS
- a CDS encoding aldo/keto reductase, producing the protein MKTRKLGNDLTVSAVGLGCMGMSFAYGASDDAESIRTLHRAIDLGVTFFDTAEVYGPFTNEVLLGKALKPFRDRVVIATKFGFKIDASKPGTAAIAGVDSRPEHVRVVAEASLKRLGIETIDLFYQHRVDPDVPIEETVGVMAELVKEGKVRALGLSEAGSATIRRAHAVHPIAALQSEYSLWTRDPEEEVLETCRELGIGFVPYSPLGRGFLTGAIRKAEDLDADDFRRQVPRFQAENFDANAALVATLERLAAEKGVTAAQLALAWVLNQGDDIVPIPGARKLHHLEQNAAAADIVLSPAELARLEEIIPAGQVAGKRYSDASLAMTNI